The Shewanella japonica genome has a window encoding:
- a CDS encoding polysaccharide lyase family 7 protein, which translates to MCDVFAALVFALAVFSASLNAQEIEGNTLIPKSHTSLAEGVLLGDLSKLDPLKKPGENFDLLDWSLTLPTDLNEDKKADTVYEKSLSKGFNLKPFFYTADDGGLVFACPNVGAKTSKNTKYARTELREMLRRGNSRIKTRGLTKNNWVFSNAHGSAKAKSGGVEGSLEGTLAINRVSTTGDEKKVGRVIIGQIHATDDEPIRLYYRKLPGNSKGSIYFAHEINDGDDIWINMIGSRSHTLSDPDDGIALNEKFSYKISVEDEVLFVTIIREGKPNITKYFDMKDSGYSASNQYMYFKAGVYNQNNGGADGDYVQATFYHIHNTHKGYKF; encoded by the coding sequence ATGTGTGACGTTTTTGCTGCGCTAGTTTTTGCTTTAGCTGTTTTTAGCGCATCACTCAATGCTCAGGAAATTGAGGGGAATACGCTTATTCCTAAGTCACACACTAGCCTTGCTGAAGGTGTTTTACTGGGGGATTTGTCAAAACTCGATCCGCTTAAAAAGCCAGGTGAAAATTTTGACTTACTCGATTGGTCATTAACGTTGCCAACCGATCTCAACGAAGATAAAAAAGCTGATACCGTCTATGAGAAATCATTAAGTAAAGGCTTTAACTTAAAGCCATTTTTTTATACAGCAGATGATGGTGGCTTGGTATTCGCTTGCCCAAACGTAGGTGCCAAGACCTCAAAAAATACAAAATATGCGAGAACCGAACTACGCGAAATGCTACGTAGAGGTAATAGTCGAATAAAAACGCGTGGCCTGACTAAAAATAACTGGGTTTTCAGCAATGCGCATGGTTCGGCGAAAGCTAAGTCTGGGGGAGTTGAAGGCAGTTTGGAAGGGACTTTGGCAATAAACCGAGTATCTACCACTGGTGATGAAAAAAAGGTCGGACGCGTGATCATCGGCCAAATTCACGCGACGGATGACGAACCCATCCGTTTATATTACCGAAAATTACCTGGCAATTCGAAAGGGTCTATTTATTTTGCCCATGAAATAAATGATGGTGATGATATTTGGATAAATATGATTGGCTCACGTTCACATACTTTGTCAGATCCTGATGACGGCATCGCCTTAAACGAAAAGTTCTCTTATAAAATTTCCGTCGAAGATGAAGTGTTGTTCGTCACTATAATCAGGGAAGGTAAGCCTAATATTACTAAGTACTTTGATATGAAAGATAGTGGTTACAGTGCTAGTAACCAGTATATGTATTTTAAAGCGGGTGTTTATAACCAAAACAATGGCGGCGCTGATGGTGATTATGTTCAAGCTACTTTCTATCATATCCATAACACGCATAAAGGGTATAAATTTTAG
- a CDS encoding imm11 family protein, with protein sequence MNFYYLLPPDDSVVATISDECDIDFIDELQTSANDILFNINSDANYDILANDLGWPLVSKRVKDVIDSVVTDKSHYIWHKVIVASPCSRNECYVPQFLKTHDILDTSNSIFAEGGFVVKACIEPAKAYGIGIFPIPGSDSRIIISHDVNHALRKSGINTGHFEAVSTTPPQHH encoded by the coding sequence ATGAATTTTTATTATTTGCTGCCACCTGACGATTCGGTGGTAGCAACTATTTCAGATGAATGCGACATTGACTTTATCGATGAATTGCAAACAAGTGCTAATGATATTTTATTTAATATAAACTCTGATGCAAACTATGACATTCTCGCTAATGACCTTGGCTGGCCATTGGTTTCAAAGAGGGTAAAGGATGTTATAGACTCAGTTGTAACTGATAAGTCACACTACATTTGGCATAAAGTAATTGTTGCATCACCATGTAGCAGAAATGAATGTTATGTGCCACAGTTTTTAAAAACACATGATATTCTTGACACTTCGAACTCTATATTTGCTGAGGGAGGTTTTGTTGTTAAAGCATGTATTGAACCAGCTAAAGCTTATGGCATAGGGATATTCCCCATCCCCGGCTCCGATTCAAGAATAATAATATCGCACGATGTAAACCATGCTTTAAGAAAGAGCGGGATTAATACAGGGCATTTTGAAGCGGTATCCACAACACCACCTCAACATCACTAA
- a CDS encoding AHH domain-containing protein, whose product MGGDSGTNVSQNYSIEITGTIEPIIGSPTKGYLKSLVNGLTIGIVYGDISSIPALNADPIDSADIEAYKEQAGMEQYATAILPGNAAATATKTLRSLPMQLHHFATNKSKTFTPAMEKIADKYGLKLDDMWNKQSLPHLGRHPNAYHQFVLDGMRRSHKEARGNVDTFLSGFDKYIKQPVLNNPELLRKSGWK is encoded by the coding sequence ATGGGGGGAGATAGTGGTACCAATGTAAGTCAAAACTATTCAATTGAGATTACAGGTACTATTGAACCTATTATTGGTAGCCCGACCAAAGGCTACCTGAAGTCACTTGTTAATGGCTTAACCATTGGGATAGTTTATGGAGACATTAGCTCCATCCCAGCCTTGAATGCAGACCCAATAGACAGTGCAGACATAGAAGCTTATAAAGAGCAAGCGGGAATGGAGCAGTACGCAACGGCAATACTTCCGGGTAATGCCGCTGCCACAGCAACAAAAACTCTTCGAAGTTTACCTATGCAACTTCATCACTTTGCGACCAATAAAAGCAAAACCTTTACTCCTGCAATGGAAAAGATTGCAGATAAGTATGGTCTCAAACTTGATGATATGTGGAATAAACAATCATTACCACACCTAGGTCGACACCCCAACGCATATCATCAATTTGTACTAGACGGCATGAGGCGCTCCCATAAAGAAGCAAGGGGCAATGTAGATACATTTTTATCAGGTTTCGATAAGTACATTAAGCAACCCGTACTTAATAACCCGGAACTGTTAAGAAAAAGCGGTTGGAAATAA
- a CDS encoding RHS repeat-associated core domain-containing protein, whose amino-acid sequence MKNTSWMMKLLVTVFYFISFGVIAAPGGWEAPATPLLSGTKLSSGISLNWNAADNCSSFNFEIEESINNSTWVKVFNGTGKSDGVAFSASSSNASNLTSSSTFIGGGCVGTGNIARTTYLSGRSGPVYYYRIRACLLGACSQYSSPLQLGAPLSFPTPASITVPTGTVNGEFLIKLSKVTGALKYEVQQQFNNGGWVNIYSGNNIAVGVTPSNSGSYKYRVKACSSAICSGWRTSSTVTVILPPSNPTSITVPPSDNNGAYSISWSSVSGTTYNLYEKKNNGSWSLIKSSTTALSFSVSGRTNGTYKYLIRACKSGICSSGKESSSVTVLFPPQTTPVIVPTNIITTGTYDVSWKRPSTATFFNLQEKLGNQSWRSIGTNHSGLTYRISGRESGTNGYRVRACNSSGCSAWSDTRNVTVMHTPSTPTNINVPTTTVKNGSIVINWTAVAEASQYTLQESKNNSSWATVSNSITATSYTRTGRGNGNYKYRVRGCNAGSCGGYKTSGNVTVFLPPAAPSQVTVPSSTSFNGSILIGWNASSTTTKYTLQELKSGGSWTTVSSSIPSTTTSYNRTARTTGKYNYRVKACNSSGCSGYKTSSATYVVKTPSSISVPANDVDGAYTVSWAAVSGATSYQLEQKVGSGSWTSIYSGTSLSKAVSGLGTNQYQYRVKAKYGSLSGGYRTSAATYVVKTPSSISVPANDVDGAYTVSWAAVSGATSYQLEQKIGSGSWTSIYTGSGLSKGVSGLGSNQYQYRVKAKYGSVSGSYRTSAATYVVKTPSSISVPANDVDGAYTVSWAAVSGATSYQLEQKIGGGSWTSIYTGSGLSKGVSGLGSNQYQYRVKAKYGSVSGSYRTSAATYVVKTPSSISVPANDVDGAYSVSWAAVSGATSYQLEQKIGGGSWTSIYTGSGLSKGVSGLGSNQYQYRVKAKYGSVSGLYKTSSVMSVLLPPVTPITISVPTTIVTNRNIGIQWSDVTSATSYNLQQSINNGAWLNIATQSTNSFEQQVEADGEYKYKVNACNESGCSGWRVSANITVILPPAWRTTEAATVADAGGSDRAPSEIIDLTAAVLKGKSGVSGGQASYQIPIDLPPGRNGIQPKVSLSYNSQTGNGIAGVGWSLNAGSAISRCGATYAQDGLTRAVTFNSETDRLCLNGQRLITSDDYGTSGAEYRTEMDTFVKVVQSGEINSASTSFSVHRPDGSVATYGGTANSRSVPQGLSTTLNWKLSKESWSEGLNTIDYQYSDSSNGEHLLERIYYTGTESQLGSRSIKFNYEERGDIRISYLGGGKISALNRLSSIEVYQNSNDWISQYDLAYKSSQSSNRSLLNTVIHCAKKDGLTQCLPANNINWQDHQYISEPTAITFGEEIQFENVMELNEFEPIGDTNGDGVLDWKGFNTNAETEIVNQNNLSFDNTCKYKNDIAQYTCISFDADNDGITDLYKIKNDYLYINLSKDNRGLVNTNIQLEEMGSVGVKSERILAAQDFNGDGWVDLAILRFNNKGWESPVVYLHTGEPNQPFNHVHQNLYQFDRTNDFYSTFVGDIDGNGLSDILVSKSTFYDNRRNKHSHPNGEPSHFLLNKSTPTSIIFEEKAINESVRLGLSRPINEDKFEKSIFHYLIDINGDGRQDFLSWDTGYLGAHINNGRGEFLDVINLGAFFNTRSYDIDVNKSTNGEPDNRTISYPRYYDALRIGDVDGDGINELLVPGERVVKACTEIYDGYPTQKLRTICGASIYGSIEGPDNTTSLIQANKADRSIYQYDAIFFDVTELNDVNATRKSTQFFGGVQQTNFIDAFGDGLLDSLFVYQKPNAAFWYEDIDSRFGTKYGAYISRNRGAVEETIQDSSYQPTDFLASVTDGIGNQSSWRYRPLSTGEASAGQTKMYQTDHEYVGDGYIHFGSSMYVVQSFEQSNGIGGSNKTEYGYKGAMYNLQGRGFTGFREIIEKDIARNKTVQSVFKQKFPEVSLLESQTVKVGGTTVAQTTNIWADNPQHSINGVYHNVNTQSLIEHYGLSGSSEQRSSTLQTVDATDVTENGNIKKRTQTVTDYIDGGANSYRTIVETNYTPDIDSWFLGKFADKTTKNRVTSRDWASDPYSGADAEQSQTMTVDEWHPLHHKPIKVIHTASGSTCDREETTVLNDYGLPTSVTINGSTSDCGAMAARTTGFTYTKDGSSSSSDGYLPYTVTNAKGHATTTKYDMGLGVPTKVTAPNNMITETQYDAIGRPVQVEQTGKPTQYLRYLLAQKGSHAPSHAKLLMRMISAGIPTQEVYSDSLGRQLRSATQAFDGSSYQYVDKRYDSLGRLTHESLPYYDGSQADYTVFSGFDAFDRPSTRSLPNGQSGGLVSTYTYYGLTTDITVEGRTMSRTYGMQGQLYETVDAASGSNRFTYDGAGRPLIIEDANGSQIVASYNGFGHKTQVVDPNQGTTIFGYNTLGELDKQTDANEVMQTFSHDTLGRITAKNITGSNADGSASYTWDTLKQGMLTSETQNGITRNYTYTNVLQLASSSVKVASSVGGDNVTRIISHQYDGFYGRPKGLTYPNGLTLEYRYNDAGYLAQTRNAASQYVYRDITQMDAAGHITGSQMANSLLEQTSDYNSEGTMASTEVSSSLGLLHSHYYDQYDSFMNLMEERNGATGLTKSYEYDELNRLEKYTYSNAGFAIYDNTTPFAATVNYGYDTVGNLLKKTDYSRNTANAYEYNSSCASGSNAGPNAVCAITKLNGSRVQFSYDSRGNLISGDGLTMTYNALDKPLTVVGRGPNNTSTGFVYGSDNMRALQTRTVSGTTTKTHYVDKLFEADNDGSWRAYIGDIALLSYTPERSHQLLYTLRDRLGSATTMVDHQGNIISQRYFDPFGRTATASVAGSLGDLIEANGNRRGFTDHEHLNEQQLIHMNGRVYDYNMGRFMSVDPFIQSPTSTQSVNPYSYIMNNPLSGTDPTGYASETMTGSRIKGVDTGAHGAAFGARIEMGKKKANSGAKKSQKTAKSDAKVSNIGGQESIAQQWGEIVVPM is encoded by the coding sequence ATGAAAAATACATCATGGATGATGAAGCTGTTAGTTACTGTATTCTACTTTATTTCGTTTGGGGTGATTGCTGCACCTGGAGGCTGGGAGGCGCCAGCTACGCCTCTGCTTAGTGGTACGAAGTTATCTTCAGGGATTAGTTTAAATTGGAATGCTGCAGATAATTGTAGTTCTTTTAATTTTGAGATAGAAGAATCTATAAATAACTCAACTTGGGTAAAAGTTTTTAATGGTACAGGTAAATCCGATGGCGTAGCTTTCAGTGCAAGTTCATCAAATGCATCAAACCTAACATCAAGCAGTACTTTTATAGGTGGCGGTTGTGTAGGTACCGGTAATATTGCACGTACAACATACCTCTCTGGAAGAAGTGGCCCTGTATATTATTACAGAATTCGAGCTTGTTTGTTGGGCGCATGCAGTCAATATAGCTCTCCTCTTCAGCTTGGTGCACCTTTATCATTTCCAACTCCAGCTAGTATAACTGTTCCAACAGGTACAGTTAATGGTGAATTTTTAATTAAATTGAGCAAGGTCACTGGAGCCCTTAAATATGAGGTGCAGCAGCAATTCAATAATGGTGGCTGGGTAAATATATATAGTGGTAATAATATTGCTGTCGGGGTAACGCCATCCAATTCAGGAAGCTATAAGTATAGAGTGAAGGCTTGCTCAAGTGCTATTTGTAGTGGTTGGAGAACTTCTTCAACTGTGACCGTAATCCTGCCCCCTTCTAATCCCACTAGCATAACTGTTCCTCCATCTGACAATAATGGAGCTTACTCCATCAGTTGGTCATCTGTATCTGGAACAACGTATAACTTATATGAAAAAAAGAACAATGGCTCATGGTCATTAATCAAGTCTAGCACCACCGCATTATCATTTAGTGTTTCAGGTCGAACAAATGGTACTTATAAGTACTTAATTCGTGCTTGTAAGTCAGGTATTTGCAGTTCTGGGAAGGAATCGAGTTCAGTTACAGTCTTATTTCCTCCACAGACAACACCTGTCATTGTTCCTACTAATATCATTACGACTGGTACTTATGACGTCAGTTGGAAGCGGCCTTCTACAGCGACATTTTTTAATTTACAAGAGAAGCTTGGTAATCAAAGTTGGAGGAGTATTGGCACAAATCACTCAGGTTTGACTTATCGCATTTCTGGCAGGGAATCAGGTACCAATGGTTATAGAGTTAGAGCTTGTAATAGCTCTGGCTGTAGTGCATGGAGTGATACAAGAAATGTCACGGTTATGCATACTCCGAGTACCCCAACTAACATCAATGTTCCTACTACAACAGTAAAGAATGGTTCCATTGTGATTAATTGGACTGCCGTTGCTGAGGCATCACAGTACACTTTGCAAGAAAGTAAAAATAACAGTAGCTGGGCAACGGTCAGTAACTCAATTACCGCGACTAGTTATACTCGTACTGGTAGGGGAAATGGTAATTATAAGTACCGAGTGAGAGGTTGTAATGCTGGTAGTTGTGGTGGTTACAAAACGTCAGGAAACGTAACTGTTTTCTTACCTCCAGCAGCCCCCTCACAAGTGACGGTACCATCTTCAACTAGCTTTAATGGCAGCATATTAATTGGATGGAATGCTTCCAGCACGACCACTAAATATACATTGCAAGAGTTAAAGAGTGGGGGGAGCTGGACTACTGTAAGTTCTTCTATTCCATCAACTACAACTTCATATAACCGAACAGCTAGAACTACTGGCAAGTACAATTATCGTGTAAAAGCCTGTAATTCATCAGGCTGTAGTGGGTATAAAACATCTTCAGCAACTTATGTCGTCAAAACACCTAGCTCGATTTCAGTGCCAGCAAATGATGTTGATGGCGCATATACTGTCAGTTGGGCAGCGGTTTCAGGTGCCACAAGTTATCAACTAGAGCAAAAAGTTGGCAGCGGCAGTTGGACGAGTATCTACAGTGGCACCAGCCTTAGTAAAGCCGTTTCAGGTCTTGGAACAAATCAGTATCAGTACCGAGTTAAAGCCAAATATGGTTCATTGAGTGGTGGTTATCGTACCTCAGCAGCAACTTATGTCGTCAAAACACCTAGCTCGATTTCAGTGCCAGCAAATGATGTTGATGGCGCATATACCGTTAGTTGGGCAGCGGTTTCAGGTGCCACAAGTTATCAATTAGAGCAAAAAATTGGCAGCGGTAGTTGGACAAGTATCTACACAGGCAGCGGTCTTAGTAAGGGAGTATCAGGTCTAGGTTCGAATCAATATCAGTACCGAGTCAAAGCCAAATATGGTTCAGTTAGTGGTAGTTATCGCACCTCAGCAGCAACTTATGTCGTCAAAACACCTAGCTCGATTTCAGTGCCAGCAAATGATGTTGATGGCGCATATACTGTCAGTTGGGCAGCGGTTTCAGGTGCCACAAGTTATCAATTAGAGCAAAAAATTGGTGGCGGCAGTTGGACGAGTATCTACACAGGCAGCGGTCTTAGTAAGGGAGTATCAGGTCTAGGTTCGAATCAATATCAGTACCGAGTCAAAGCCAAATATGGTTCAGTGAGTGGTAGTTATCGTACCTCAGCAGCAACTTATGTCGTCAAAACACCTAGCTCGATTTCAGTGCCAGCAAATGATGTTGATGGCGCATATTCTGTCAGTTGGGCTGCGGTTTCAGGTGCCACAAGTTATCAATTAGAGCAAAAAATTGGTGGCGGCAGTTGGACGAGTATCTACACAGGCAGCGGTCTTAGTAAGGGAGTATCAGGTCTAGGTTCGAATCAATATCAGTACCGAGTCAAAGCCAAATACGGTTCGGTGAGTGGGTTATATAAAACGTCTTCGGTGATGTCAGTGTTGTTGCCTCCGGTTACTCCAATCACTATTTCAGTACCTACAACTATAGTGACAAATCGGAATATTGGTATTCAGTGGAGCGATGTAACTTCTGCAACTAGTTATAACTTACAGCAAAGTATTAATAATGGCGCATGGTTAAATATAGCAACACAATCAACGAATAGTTTTGAGCAGCAGGTAGAAGCTGATGGCGAATATAAGTATAAAGTTAATGCTTGTAATGAATCTGGTTGTAGTGGTTGGAGAGTTTCGGCGAATATAACAGTCATACTTCCTCCTGCATGGAGAACTACAGAGGCTGCTACAGTAGCTGATGCCGGTGGGAGTGATCGCGCGCCATCTGAAATTATCGATTTAACAGCTGCCGTGTTGAAAGGAAAATCAGGCGTTTCTGGTGGTCAAGCCAGTTATCAAATCCCTATTGATTTACCACCAGGTCGAAATGGTATACAGCCTAAAGTATCACTGAGCTATAACTCCCAAACTGGCAATGGTATTGCTGGTGTTGGTTGGTCACTTAACGCTGGCTCTGCTATTAGTCGTTGTGGTGCAACCTATGCGCAAGATGGGTTAACGCGAGCGGTTACCTTTAATTCAGAAACTGATAGGCTTTGCTTGAATGGTCAGCGACTTATAACTTCTGACGACTATGGTACCAGTGGAGCAGAATATCGCACAGAGATGGACACCTTCGTTAAAGTAGTGCAATCAGGAGAGATAAATTCAGCATCAACCAGTTTTAGTGTACATCGCCCAGATGGTTCTGTAGCAACTTATGGTGGTACTGCTAATAGTCGCTCTGTCCCCCAAGGGTTGAGTACAACATTGAACTGGAAATTATCTAAAGAATCTTGGTCTGAGGGGCTGAATACAATAGATTATCAGTATTCTGACTCTTCTAATGGGGAGCATTTACTTGAAAGAATTTACTACACTGGAACAGAATCGCAATTAGGTTCACGGAGCATAAAGTTTAATTATGAGGAGCGTGGTGACATCCGAATTAGCTATTTAGGTGGCGGTAAAATTAGTGCTTTAAATCGACTTAGTTCAATAGAAGTTTATCAAAACTCAAATGACTGGATTTCGCAATATGATCTCGCTTACAAATCTAGTCAAAGTAGCAATCGTTCATTATTAAATACGGTAATTCATTGTGCTAAGAAAGATGGTTTAACACAGTGTTTGCCTGCAAATAACATCAATTGGCAAGACCATCAGTATATCTCAGAGCCAACAGCTATTACGTTTGGCGAGGAAATACAGTTTGAAAATGTGATGGAGTTAAATGAGTTTGAGCCAATTGGTGATACAAATGGTGACGGTGTTCTCGATTGGAAAGGTTTTAATACTAATGCCGAGACAGAGATTGTTAATCAAAATAATTTGAGTTTTGATAATACATGTAAGTATAAAAATGATATTGCACAGTATACATGTATATCTTTCGATGCAGATAATGATGGTATTACAGATCTTTATAAGATAAAAAATGATTATTTATATATTAATTTATCAAAAGATAATAGAGGCCTTGTCAATACTAATATCCAATTAGAGGAGATGGGGAGCGTTGGGGTAAAATCGGAAAGGATTTTAGCCGCACAAGACTTTAATGGGGACGGTTGGGTAGATCTAGCTATACTGAGGTTTAATAATAAAGGCTGGGAAAGTCCTGTTGTATATCTTCATACTGGAGAACCGAATCAACCATTTAATCATGTACATCAAAATTTATATCAATTTGATAGAACAAATGACTTTTATTCCACATTTGTTGGAGATATAGATGGCAATGGGTTGAGTGATATTCTCGTATCTAAATCGACTTTTTATGATAATAGAAGAAATAAACATAGTCATCCCAATGGTGAACCCTCTCACTTTTTATTAAATAAAAGTACTCCAACGTCAATTATTTTTGAAGAGAAAGCAATCAATGAATCTGTTCGTTTAGGATTGAGTAGACCAATAAATGAAGATAAGTTTGAGAAATCAATTTTCCATTATTTGATTGATATAAATGGTGACGGAAGACAAGATTTTTTGAGTTGGGATACTGGATATCTTGGTGCACATATTAATAATGGTCGCGGTGAATTCTTAGATGTCATTAACTTAGGGGCTTTTTTCAATACCAGAAGTTACGATATTGATGTGAATAAAAGTACAAATGGAGAGCCAGACAATAGAACAATTTCCTATCCAAGGTATTATGATGCATTACGAATTGGTGATGTAGATGGTGATGGGATAAATGAACTTTTAGTGCCTGGTGAGCGAGTTGTTAAAGCTTGTACAGAAATCTACGACGGTTATCCAACACAAAAATTACGAACAATTTGTGGGGCGAGTATATATGGCTCAATAGAAGGTCCTGATAATACGACATCACTTATTCAAGCCAATAAAGCTGACAGATCGATTTACCAGTACGATGCGATATTTTTTGATGTTACAGAGCTAAACGATGTTAATGCAACGAGAAAAAGCACTCAGTTTTTTGGCGGAGTTCAACAAACTAATTTTATAGATGCTTTTGGTGATGGACTACTTGATTCGTTATTTGTTTACCAAAAGCCAAATGCAGCCTTTTGGTATGAAGATATAGACTCTAGGTTTGGTACGAAATATGGTGCTTATATTTCAAGAAATAGAGGCGCAGTTGAAGAAACGATACAAGATTCAAGCTATCAGCCTACAGATTTCTTAGCATCCGTTACCGATGGCATAGGCAATCAAAGCTCGTGGCGTTATCGTCCGCTCTCAACAGGCGAAGCCAGCGCAGGTCAAACCAAGATGTACCAGACCGACCACGAATATGTCGGTGATGGTTACATCCACTTTGGTTCTAGTATGTATGTGGTACAGTCCTTCGAACAAAGCAACGGTATCGGCGGCAGCAATAAAACTGAATACGGCTACAAAGGCGCTATGTATAACCTGCAAGGCCGTGGTTTTACCGGCTTTAGAGAGATTATTGAAAAAGATATAGCAAGAAATAAAACTGTGCAATCTGTCTTTAAGCAAAAGTTTCCTGAAGTCAGCCTGCTAGAGTCGCAAACGGTGAAAGTAGGTGGCACGACCGTTGCTCAAACCACTAATATTTGGGCTGATAATCCACAGCACAGTATTAACGGCGTGTATCACAACGTGAATACTCAGTCACTCATTGAGCATTATGGACTTAGTGGTAGTAGTGAGCAGCGCTCTAGCACCTTGCAAACAGTGGATGCGACAGATGTTACTGAAAACGGTAATATTAAAAAGCGCACCCAAACCGTGACCGACTATATCGATGGCGGTGCAAACAGCTATCGAACGATTGTCGAAACCAATTACACACCTGATATTGATAGTTGGTTCTTAGGTAAGTTTGCAGATAAAACCACCAAGAATAGAGTGACTTCACGTGACTGGGCAAGTGACCCTTATAGTGGGGCAGATGCTGAGCAGTCACAAACCATGACGGTTGATGAATGGCATCCATTGCACCATAAGCCTATTAAGGTTATCCATACTGCCAGCGGCAGCACCTGTGATCGGGAAGAGACCACGGTGCTGAATGACTACGGCTTGCCAACTTCGGTAACCATTAACGGTAGTACAAGTGATTGTGGCGCCATGGCCGCGCGAACAACTGGCTTTACTTATACTAAAGACGGTAGCTCATCTTCGAGCGATGGCTACTTGCCCTATACCGTGACTAACGCAAAGGGTCATGCGACTACAACTAAGTATGATATGGGGTTAGGCGTGCCGACGAAAGTTACTGCGCCAAACAACATGATTACCGAAACGCAGTATGATGCTATTGGTCGCCCCGTGCAGGTTGAACAAACGGGTAAACCGACCCAATACCTGCGTTATTTGTTAGCGCAAAAAGGCAGTCACGCCCCAAGTCATGCCAAACTACTAATGCGTATGATTTCAGCGGGGATACCGACTCAAGAGGTGTACTCTGATAGTTTAGGACGTCAGTTGCGCAGCGCCACCCAAGCATTTGATGGTAGCAGTTATCAATATGTGGATAAACGCTATGACAGCCTTGGCCGCCTCACCCATGAATCCTTGCCTTATTATGATGGGAGTCAAGCCGATTATACGGTGTTCAGTGGTTTTGATGCCTTTGATAGACCAAGTACTCGCAGCTTACCTAACGGTCAATCAGGCGGCTTAGTATCAACGTATACTTATTATGGCTTAACTACTGATATCACCGTTGAGGGGCGCACCATGTCGCGCACTTACGGCATGCAGGGTCAGCTTTATGAGACTGTCGATGCGGCTAGCGGCAGTAACCGGTTTACTTATGACGGTGCAGGCAGACCGCTTATCATTGAAGATGCTAATGGTAGTCAAATTGTTGCCAGTTATAACGGCTTTGGCCATAAAACGCAGGTTGTTGATCCCAACCAAGGTACCACCATTTTTGGTTATAACACTTTAGGTGAACTAGATAAGCAAACAGATGCCAATGAGGTTATGCAAACATTCTCGCACGATACCTTAGGCCGTATCACTGCAAAAAACATTACGGGCAGTAATGCCGATGGCAGCGCAAGTTACACATGGGATACCCTTAAACAAGGTATGCTTACCAGTGAAACCCAAAATGGAATAACCCGAAATTATACCTACACCAATGTACTACAATTAGCCAGTAGCTCAGTTAAGGTAGCGAGCAGTGTAGGCGGGGATAATGTTACCCGCATCATAAGCCATCAATATGACGGATTTTATGGTCGTCCTAAAGGACTTACTTACCCCAATGGTTTAACTCTAGAATATCGATATAACGATGCAGGGTACCTTGCACAAACTCGTAATGCTGCTTCACAGTATGTATATCGAGACATTACTCAAATGGACGCCGCAGGACATATTACTGGAAGCCAAATGGCCAATTCGTTGTTAGAACAAACGAGTGATTATAACAGTGAAGGCACTATGGCAAGTACTGAAGTTTCAAGCTCATTGGGCTTGTTACACAGCCATTACTATGATCAATATGATAGTTTCATGAATTTAATGGAGGAACGAAACGGTGCTACAGGCTTAACTAAAAGTTATGAATACGATGAGCTAAATCGTCTCGAAAAATATACTTATAGTAACGCAGGTTTTGCCATTTATGATAATACAACTCCGTTTGCTGCTACTGTAAATTATGGCTACGATACAGTGGGTAACTTGCTTAAAAAGACAGATTACAGTCGCAATACGGCTAACGCTTATGAATACAATAGCAGCTGTGCTTCAGGCAGTAATGCTGGGCCGAATGCGGTATGTGCTATTACTAAGTTAAATGGCTCGCGAGTGCAATTTAGCTACGATAGCCGCGGTAATTTAATCAGTGGTGATGGGCTTACCATGACCTACAATGCGCTGGATAAACCATTAACTGTGGTAGGGCGTGGGCCGAACAACACCAGCACTGGTTTTGTGTATGGCAGCGATAATATGCGTGCGCTACAAACCCGTACCGTCAGCGGCACGACTACTAAAACCCATTATGTCGATAAGCTATTTGAAGCTGATAACGATGGTAGTTGGCGCGCTTACATTGGTGATATTGCGTTATTGAGTTACACCCCAGAGCGCAGTCATCAGTTGCTGTACACCTTGCGTGATAGACTGGGTAGTGCAACAACCATGGTCGATCACCAAGGTAATATTATCTCGCAGCGCTACTTTGACCCGTTTGGCCGAACTGCCACGGCGAGTGTGGCCGGCAGCTTAGGCGATCTGATTGAGGCCAATGGTAATCGCCGCGGCTTTACCGACCACGAACATTTGAATGAACAGCAGCTAATTCATATGAACGGTCGGGTGTACGATTACAACATGGGTCGCTTTATGTCGGTGGACCCGTTTATTCAATCACCGACATCAACCCAGAGTGTGAATCCGTATTCGTATATTATGAATAATCCGCTAAGTGGGACGGATCCGACGGGGTATGCAAGTGAAACCATGACCGGTTCTAGAATTAAAGGTGTTGATACAGGTGCGCATGGTGCAGCTTTTGGTGCCAGAATTGAAATGGGTAAAAAGAAAGCAAACTCTGGTGCGAAAAAATCTCAAAAAACTGCGAAATCTGATGCAAAAGTGAGTAATATAGGTGGGCAGGAGAGTATTGCGCAACAATGGGGGGAGATAGTGGTACCAATGTAA